In Musa acuminata AAA Group cultivar baxijiao chromosome BXJ3-9, Cavendish_Baxijiao_AAA, whole genome shotgun sequence, a single genomic region encodes these proteins:
- the LOC135649534 gene encoding protein ETHYLENE-INSENSITIVE 3-like 1a, which produces MMGGLLMEGMVYPGEPNYVQNISYGSLHQPLVGECNGQGHLIDPPQDNFAEVCDEESDDEDVDIEELERRLWRDRMRLKHLKEQQQQQSKSKNKEQGDSAKQRQCHDQALRKKMSRAQDGILKYMLKMMEVCNAQGFVYGIIPEKGKPVSGASDNLRGWWKEKVRFDRNGPVAIAKYQVDNAIVGSNSEMSSGTASLHSLQELQDTTLGSLLSALMQHCDPPQRRFPLEKGVAPPWWPTGKEEWWPQLGIPNDQRPPPYKKPHDLKKAWKVSVLTCVIKHMSPDINKIRRLVRQSKCLQDKMTAKESATWLAVIKQEEDMYMKLHPEAYFPPSSGSCISGSISFVSSCSEYDAEGVDEGKCEDVVNHKLHAEGNPFDLSGTARKEKTVKEEMNMEFTRKRNVAEPESVLNQCIYTCDNVQCPHHDPRHGFLDRNARNSHRYVCLYQGTGVAFNSFPVKENKLLSFSVPYDTQPNPATLESGPIPANTSDLGIPSDGQRSIDELMSLYDKNLNANKSFNSRGIGMSEGRTPLQPRTRVEDNFFPQGTKAIGGMLEEVGNLVQQQQQFPVRENVMPFQQQFGNPSDEMSGDLCYGSAFSMPSMDYSDTLHRLQKAEAANWFY; this is translated from the coding sequence ATGATGGGTGGGCTATTAATGGAAGGCATGGTTTATCCTGGAGAGCCTAATTATGTGCAAAATATCAGCTATGGATCCCTTCATCAGCCTTTGGTCGGTGAATGCAATGGACAAGGACATCTTATCGATCCACCACAGGACAACTTTGCTGAGGTTTGTGATGAAGAGAGCGACGACGAAGATGTTGACATCGAAGAGCTTGAACGTCGTCTATGGCGAGACAGGATGCGGCTGAAGCACTTGaaggaacagcagcagcagcagagcaaGAGCAAGAACAAGGAGCAAGGTGACTCGGCAAAGCAGCGTCAGTGCCATGATCAAGCCCTCCGAAAGAAGATGTCTCGCGCGCAGGATGGAATCCTCAAGTACATGCTTAAAATGATGGAAGTATGCAATGCTCAGGGCTTCGTTTACGGTATAATTCCAGAGAAGGGCAAGCCTGTAAGTGGTGCCTCCGACAACCTCAGAGGGTGGTGGAAAGAAAAGGTCAGGTTTGATCGGAATGGACCTGTGGCTATCGCAAAGTATCAGGTTGACAATGCCATTGTTGGATCCAACAGTGAAATGAGCTCTGGAACTGCAAGCCTTCATTCATTGCAGGAGCTTCAGGATACAACACTGGGTTCTCTCCTGTCAGCTCTGATGCAGCACTGTGACCCACCTCAGCGAAGGTTCCCTCTGGAAAAGGGAGTTGCACCCCCATGGTGGCCTACCGGGAAAGAGGAGTGGTGGCCGCAGCTGGGAATTCCGAACGACCAACGACCGCCACCCTACAAGAAGCCTCATGATCTGAAGAAGGCTTGGAAGGTTAGCGTCTTGACTTGTGTAATCAAGCATATGTCGCCTGACATCAACAAGATCCGTAGGCTCGTCCGGCAGTCCAAGTGCCTGCAAGACAAGATGACCGCCAAAGAGAGCGCGACATGGCTCGCTGTCATCAAACAGGAGGAGGACATGTACATGAAGCTGCACCCTGAAGCTTACTTTCCGCCATCCTCTGGTAGCTGCATTTCGGGATCCATCTCCTTCGTTAGCAGCTGCAGTGAGTACGACGCAGAAGGTGTTGATGAAGGCAAGTGTGAGGATGTAGTGAACCACAAGCTTCACGCTGAAGGGAATCCTTTCGATCTGAGTGGCACTGCAAGGAAAGAGAAGACTGTGAAGGAAGAGATGAACATGGAATTTACTCGGAAAAGAAATGTTGCTGAGCCAGAATCAGTGCTGAACCAATGCATCTATACCTGTGATAATGTGCAGTGCCCACATCATGATCCCCGGCATGGGTTTCTGGATAGGAATGCAAGAAACAGTCACCGATACGTTTGTTTGTATCAAGGAACAGGGGTGGCTTTCAACAGCTTCCCGGTGAAGGAGAACAAGCTTCTGAGTTTCTCTGTGCCATACGATACCCAACCAAATCCGGCAACCCTTGAATCAGGCCCCATCCCTGCTAACACATCTGATTTGGGCATTCCTTCCGATGGGCAGAGATCGATCGACGAGTTGATGAGTTTGTACGACAAGAATCTCAACGCTAACAAGAGCTTCAACTCGAGAGGCATAGGGATGTCGGAAGGCCGAACTCCTCTGCAACCTAGAACTCGAGTGGAAGACAACTTCTTTCCGCAAGGGACTAAAGCAATCGGTGGTATGCTTGAAGAAGTCGGCAACTTGGTGCAGCAACAGCAGCAATTCCCTGTTCGCGAGAACGTAATGCCATTTCAGCAGCAATTTGGTAACCCATCTGATGAAATGAGTGGTGACCTGTGCTATGGATCTGCTTTTAGTATGCCTTCCATGGACTACTCTGATACCTTGCACAGATTGCAGAAGGCCGAAGCAGCCAACTGGTTTTACTGA